One region of Glycine max cultivar Williams 82 chromosome 9, Glycine_max_v4.0, whole genome shotgun sequence genomic DNA includes:
- the LOC102667638 gene encoding uncharacterized protein, translated as MACPEGQKVVFGTYTLVEEAEYWWENTRQYLEAEGQDVTRDVLKRVFLEKYFPEDVWNKKEMEFLELKQGNMTVAEYAVKFEELVRYFPYYQGRDGDSSKCVKFLNGLRPEVKQVVNYQGVR; from the coding sequence ATGGCATGTCCGGAGGGGCAAAAAGTTGTTTTTGGTACATATACTCTAGTGGAGGAGGCTGAGTATTGGTGGGAGAATACTCGCCAATACCTAGAGGCTGAAGGTCAAGATGTGACCAGGGATGTCCTTAAGAGGGTATTTTTGGAGAAATACTTTCCTGAGGATGTTTGGAACAAGAAGGAGATGGAGTTCTTGGAGCTCAAGCAGGGAAACATGACCGTGGCTGAATATGCAGTCAAGTTTGAGGAGCTGGTGAGGTACTTTCCCTATTATCAAGGGAGAGATGGTGATAGCTCCAAATGTGTGAAGTTTCTTAATGGCTTGCGACCTGAAGTAAAGCAAGTTGTGAATTACCAAGGTGTTCGTTAG